The DNA window GGTTGACCGAAAGCCGCTCCAGGACCTCGCGAACCGCGCGAGCGGGAACCCGGTCTCGAGCGAGTCGGGTGAAGAGCTCCCCGAGCGAGCCACTCTGCAGCGGTGCCGTCTCGCTCTGCGCGTACTGACGTCTCCTGCGGATCCGATGGTGTTGCTCGGCGAGGTTCGTCAGCTGGAAGTAGACCGCGAACGCGCGAATGACACCGATGGTCCGCCCGAGCTCGAGACCCTTCAACAACTCGACCAGCTCGCGCTCGCTGGCGGCGTCGGTCCGCGCGCGAAGCGACTTCGTGAGGCTTCTGACCTGCTCCTCGATCTCGAACAGAGCTCGCCCTCCGTGTCGCTTCAGCGTGTCGCCGAGGAGATTGCCCAGCCTTCGAATGTCGCGCCGCAGGGGAAGGTCCTTGTCCGTCGCACTCATGCCGCCTATTATGACCCCCGATCGCTATTGAATCGCCAGACCGTCCTCACTCTGAACGCCATCAACGCCCGCTTCTACCGCGACCGGGCCGAGGAGTTCCGGCGCAGCAGGGAACGCCCCTGGAGGGGCTGGGACGAGCTTCTCGGCCGCTGGGGCCCCTTGCCGAACCGCCCTTCCGTTTTGGACGTGGGATGTGGAAACGGGCGTTTCGCAACTTTTCTCAGGCAGCGGATCGGAAGAGACTTTACCTACGTCGGTATCGATTCGAGTCCATTGGCCCTTTCGGAGGCGCGCAAACGGCTCGGCGAAGATCCCGTGCTTCTCCAGCACGACTTCGTCGCCTCGGAGAGCTCGGTTCCCCGGGCCTTGAAGGGACGCGGCTTCGACGTCGTGGTCCTGTTCGGCGTCCTCCACCACGTTCCTGGCGCGGCCAACCGCTGTCGGCTGCTTCGCCAGCTCGCGGAACATGTGGAGGACCGGCTCGTGCTAACCGTCTGGCGCTTCGTGGAATTCGAGCGTTTTCGCAAGAAGCTCGTGAGCTGGGATGACTACCTCCGGCAAGAAGGCGTCGATCTCGATCTGGGAGAGCTCGAGCCCGGCGACCACATCATGACGTGGGGCGCCGCGCCGCCGGGCTTTCGCTATTGCCACGCGCTGGACGGCGAGGAAGCCA is part of the Vicinamibacteria bacterium genome and encodes:
- a CDS encoding methyltransferase, whose translation is MNRQTVLTLNAINARFYRDRAEEFRRSRERPWRGWDELLGRWGPLPNRPSVLDVGCGNGRFATFLRQRIGRDFTYVGIDSSPLALSEARKRLGEDPVLLQHDFVASESSVPRALKGRGFDVVVLFGVLHHVPGAANRCRLLRQLAEHVEDRLVLTVWRFVEFERFRKKLVSWDDYLRQEGVDLDLGELEPGDHIMTWGAAPPGFRYCHALDGEEATALVDGLGLKLRDSFAPEGEPNRYFVLKRL